ATGATGTTGACCTTTTCGCCAACCATCAGTTTGCCGGTTTCCCCGATCAAGCGTAGCCATCCGAACTGCCCAAGCTCGGGCGCATCGCGAAGCGCAACAAGCGAGAAGTCGAGTTCCGGGTCGGTGAGAAAAAAATCTTCTGGAGCGAAGTGGAAGGAGGTCGGGGTTGTCGTTTGCCCACCCAACAAAGCTTTGAAGTTGAACTCCGCCACACTGCCAGCCGCCTCGTCGGGAGCGCGGAAAACGTGATTGTTGGTCAATAGCAAGCGCGGTGAGACCATGAATCCGGTGCCATATCCCGCAAGAGATCCTTGAGGGCCGCGCACGGCGATGCGCGCAACCGATTGCGCGGCCTGCAACCCGCGCTCAAAAAAACCGATACTCATCAAATCATTCGTCTGCAGGACGCGTTCGAGCGCTCGGGGAAAGCCGGATGCAGCGATCCCGGGGCCGGCAGGCGTCGCAAATCTTAGGCCCTCGCCGCTTATCGCATTGACAGTTCTAGCATCGGCGTTCAGTCGAATAATTCGCTTTCTGACCAGATCCGGCGGATTCGCCTCTATAATTTTCTTTTCCTTGATGAGCTTTATTTTTTCCGCTCTCTCCGCGGACCGCTCTACGAAACGCCTCTCAGTCTGCTCAAGCACGCGCTGAAAAGTAATCATGGAAACAATTCCTTCGAACTAAAGCCGGACTTATAAAGCTGGTTGAGTATCACAAAGTTTCATCGACAGCCGGGAGTGAAGCGCAATCTGAGCTAGCTGGCAATAGAAATGCGAGTTCGCGTGCCTCGTTATTGAGGAATGCCTTGCGTAGCCTATCGGAAGCCTCGCTAGACTGGACATATTTTGGGGTTGTGAGCGCGCTCCCGCTGGGTTATCGCCCTGATAGGACCCGAACCACGGAAGCTTCATTCATGCCTCCTTATCGTTCACGCACGACGACCCACGGCCGCAACATGGCCGGCGCGCGCGGCCTCTGGCGCGCGACAGGCATGAAGGAGGAGGACTTCGGCAAGCCGATCATCGCGGTCGCCAATTCCTTCACCCAATTCGTTCCGGGCCATGTGCATTTGAAGGATCTCGGCCAGCTCGTCGCCGCCGAAATCGAAAAGGCCGGCGGCGTCGCGAAGGAATTCAACACCATCGCGATCGATGACGGAATCGCTATGGGCCACGACGGGATGCTCTATTCCCTGCCCTCGCGCGATCTCATCGCCGACAGCGTCGAATTCATGGTCAACGCGCATTGCGCCGACGCGCTGGTCTGCATCTCGAATTGCGACAAGATCACGCCGGGCATGCTGATGGCGGCGCTGCGCCTCAACATTCCGACGGTGTTCGTTTCCGGCGGTCCGATGGAGGCTGGCAAAGTCGTGCTCGCCGGCAAGGAGCACGCGCTCGATCTTGTCGATGCGATCGTCGCCGGCGTGGACGACACGGTCAGCGAAGCGGACGTCGCCACGATCGAGCGCTCGGCCTGTCCGACCTGCGGATCATGCTCGGGCATGTTCACGGCGAACAGCATGAACTGCCTGACCGAGGCGCTGGGGCTGTCGCTTCCCGGCAATGGTTCGACGCTCGCGACCCATGTCGATCGCCGGCGCCTGTTCGTCGAGGCCGGCCATCTCATCGTCGATCTCGCGCGCCGCTATTATGAGCAGGACGACGAAAGCGTGCTGCCGCGTTCGATCGCGAGTTTTGAAGCCTTCGAGAACGCCATCACGCTCGACATCGCCATGGGCGGCTCGACCAACACCGTGCTGCATCTTCTCGCGGCGGCGCACGAGGCGCAGGTCGATTTCACGATGGCCGACATCGACCGCCTGTCGCGGCGGGTGCCGGTGCTGTGCAAGGTCGCGCCCTCCGCCCCCGACGTTCATCTAGAGGACGTGCATCGCGCCGGCGGCGTCATCGCCATCCTCGGAGAATTGCTGCGCGCCGGTCTGCTGCACGGCGAGCTTCCGACCGTCCACAGTCCTTCGGTCCGCGACGCGGTGGCGCGCTGGGACATCGCCGTCACGCAGAGCGAAACCGCGCGCACCTTCTTTCGCGCCGCTCCGGGCGGGGTTGCGACGCAAGTCGCGTTCAGCCAGGACCGCCGATATCGGGAGCTCGACGCCGACCGCGAAAAAGGCGCGATACGCGACGCGGCGCACGCCTTCTCCAAGGATGGCGGCCTCGCCGTGCTCACCGGCAATCTCGCCATCGACGGCTGCATCGTGAAAACGGCCGGCGTTGACGATTCGATCTTGAAATTCGCTGGCCCCGCCAAGGTCTATGAGAGTCAGGACGCGGCGGTGTCGGGCATTCTGACGGGCGACGTAAAGGCTGGCGAGGTGGTCGTCATCCGCTACGAAGGCCCGCGCGGCGGACCCGGCATGCAGGAAATGCTCTATCCGACGAGCTATTTGAAATCGAAGGGACTCGGCAAGGCCTGCGCGCTGGTGACGGACGGAAGATTCTCCGGCGGCACGGCCGGGCTTTCGATCGGCCACGTCTCTCCCGAAGCGGCCGAGGGCGGCGCGATCGCCTTGGTCCGGGACCGCGACAGGATTGAAATCGACATTCCGGCGCGCCGGATTACGCTCGCTGTTAGCGAAGACGAACTGGCGACGCGGCGCGCCGAACAGTCCGCGAAAGGCTTCGCTCCGGCCAAGGCGCGGCCTCGAAAAATCACGACGGCGCTGCGCGCCTACGCCTCGATGACGACGAGCGCGGCCAAAGGCGCAGTGCGACAGGTCCCCTGAACCTTTCGCATTTAGGACGTGCGTCGTAGAGTGGCGCGCCGTCCTCCAGTCGCCGGAACAAAATGTCTCCGACACGTAAATTCGTCGCTTCTGGACTGTTTGGCATCGCGTTAGGATTCGCGGTGCTTGCGCTCGCCAGCTATGTGGCCGTGCGCGCTGAATTCCAGCGCCGCACAGCTGGCGCATGGCTGCGCCACACTATTCATGTGCAAAGCGATCTTTATCAGCTTTATGGACTGCTGCAGGCCGCCGAGAGCGGTCAGCGCGGTTTTATCATCACTCAAGACGAACGCTATCTCGACGCCTGCGCCGAAGCGGTGCGCAAACTGCCCGTCGTCGTCGATCGCCTTTCCGAGAGCGTAAGAGACAATCCCAAGCAGCTCGAGGCTGTCGCGGAAATGCGGCCGCTGCTTGGCGGAAGGGTCGAGATCATCGAAGAGGCGATCGCCGACATGCGCGCGCTCCGGGTCGACAAGGCCGTGCAGCTCGTCAAGTCCGGGCGCGGAAAGGCGCTGATGGACCGGCTCCACGCCATCATCGACACGATGACTGAAAATGAGCGCAATATCAGCGAGGAGCGCGAGCGCGAACTCAACGCGGCCGGCGGCGAGTTTGACGCGGCCGTTTGGGCGCTCGGCGGCATAATCTTCGCGCTTGGCGCATTTTCGCTTCTCAATGCGCAAAAGCAGATGCACGCGCTGCAAATGTCACGCGACTCGTTAAAGACCGCCTATGACCAATTGATTGGCGAAACGACGCGCCGCGAAGCGCTCGAGTCGCAGTTGCGGCAGTCGCAAAAACTCGAAGCGCTCGGCCACCTGACGGGCGGCATCGCGCATGACTTCAACAATATGCTCGGCGTCATTGTCGCGAGTCTGCATCTGCTGCGGCGGAAGCTTGCGGATGCGAACGGAGATTGTGTTCAACTGATCGATTCAGCGATGGACGGCGCCGATCGCGCCGCCGCCATGGTGCGCAGGCTCCTCGCATTCTCGCGCCGCCAGCCTTTGTCGCCACGCCCGCTCGACCCGAACAAGTTTGTCTCCGCCGTCTCGGACATGGTGCGTCGGGCGCTTGGCGAGAAAGTCGATTTCGAAACTGTGCTCGCCGGCGGCTTATGGGCGACAAAAGTCGATCAGCACGAATTGGAAAGCGCCATCGTCAATCTCGCGGTCAATGCGCGCGACGCCATGCCGAACGGGGGCAAGCTGACGATCGAGACGGCCAACTGCTCTCTCGATGACGCCTACGCCACCGAAAACATGGAAGTGATCCCTGGCCAATATGTGATGATCGCCGTGACCGACACGGGTCAAGGCATGCCGCCCGAGGTCTTGTCGCAGGCGTTCGATCCGTTCTTCACCACCAAGCCCACAGGCAAGGGTACGGGACTCGGCCTCTCGCAGGTGCATGGTTTTGTCAAACAATCCGGCGGCCACGTCAAAATCTATTCCGAACCCGGGCGCGGAACCTGCATCAAGCTCTATCTGCCGCGCTTCAATCACGTCGAAGCGCCCGCCGAACTGCCGCTACCGCGTCCTCGACCTCTCGAACTTCCGCTTGGAAGGCCCGAAGAACTTGTGCTCATCGTCGAAGATGACGACACGGCGCGCCGGGTGACTGCGCAGGGCGTGCGGGAATTGGGTTATTCGGTTCTGGAGGCCGAGAACGGACGCGCAGCGATCGACATTATTCGCCGTCGCGCCGACATCGCGCTGATGGTCACGGATGTGGTTATGCCCGATATGGACGGCGCCCGTCTCGCGCGCGAGGCGGTGTTTCGCCGACACAGCCTGCGCGTTCTGTTCATCACCGGCTATACGCGCAACGCCATCGTGCACAATGGCGTTCTCGACAAGGACGTCAAACTGCTCACCAAACCGTTCACCTTGGAGCAGCTTGCGGTCAAGATGCGGGAAATTCTGGATTCGAGATAGCCGGCGGTCAGTCTTCGGCTTTGAGTGGACGCATCAGCAGCGCTTCGATGGCGCCGTCGACGCTTAGCCGCGCGGAAAGAATGGCGTCAACGGCCTCTGCGATCGGCAGCTCGACGTCATGCGCGCGCGCCATTTCCACCATGACGCGCGCTGTAAAGGCGCCCTCCGCAAGCTTGCCATGCGTGGCGTCTTCCACCGACGTTCCCCGCCCCAGCGCTTCGCCAAGCGCAAAATTGCGCGACTGCGCCGACCCGCAGGTGAGCACGAGATCGCCCAATCCTGAAAGACCCATCAACGTCTCCTGACGCGCGCCCAACGCGCGCCCGAGACGCATCAGCTCGGCAAATCCGCGTGCGATGAGCGCCGCCTGCGCGCTCGCGCCGAGCCCACGGCCGTGGCTCATTCCTGCGGCGATGGCGAGAACGTTTTTCGCTGCGCCGCCGATCTCGGCGCCGCGCACGTCGGTCGAGCGATAAAGCCGAAACGTCTTCGTCGAAAGCTCTTCGCTCAGGCGCCGCGCCAGCGCTTCGTCATGCGCCGCGAGAGTCACCGCCGTCGGCAATCCTCTGCATACGTCCGCCGCGAAGCTTGGTCCCGAGAGCACGGCGACGTCGGCTTGGGGCAGTTCTTCCTTCGCGACTTCGCTCAGGAACTTGCGCCGGTCGCGTTCGATCCCCTTCGCGCAAATCACAAAGGCGGCGCGCTCGCGCATATGCGGCCGCGCGGCGCGCGCGGTCGTGCGGATCGCTTGTGCGGGCGTGACGGCGAGTACGATTTCCGCTTCACGCACGACGGAAATGTCGCTCGTCGGGGCGACGGCGGCGGCGAGCGGCAGACCCGGCAATCGGCGCGTGTTCTCGCGGTCGCGCGCCAGGGCTTCGGCGGCCTGAGGATCGTGAGCCCATAGGGGCACGCGCGCACGGCCTTGCGCGGCGACATTGGCGAGGGCGACGCCCCAAGCGCCGGCGCCGAGAACGGCGACAGTCGCGCGCGTCATCGCAGGCCGATCCGCTGATTGTCCGGACGCGACCACAGCCTTTCAAAAGTTTGATGAAACCGCGCCGCGGCCTGTGGGCTCTCGATCACGATCAAATCATTGTCCTGATAGACTTCGCCGGAGACGCTGAAATTCGCGGAGCCGCTCCGCAAGACGCGACCGTCCACCTGATACGATTTCAGATGCATCAGATCACGCGAGCGGCCTTTGCGGCGCACTTCGACGTTCGGGGCGTCGGCGATTTCCTCGATCACGGACGCGCCGCGCCCCATTTCCTCGCCGTCGAGATAGATCCGCACCTTGACGCCGCGCATGGCCGCGCGGCCGAGCGCCGTCGTCAGAGAGCGGTCGGTCAGAACATAGGCGGCCATGTCGATCGAGCGGCGCGCGTCGTTGATCAGCCGCCCGTCGACTGCGCCGAAACCGTCGCCGGGCCCGTAGAACACGCGCACGCCCGCGAAGGTCGGCTCTTCTGCGAGCAGTCCGGCCGGCTGCGGCGTTGGCGCAAGCGTCATGGCCGCAAGCGCCGCTGAAAAAAGGAGCCGCATCAAACCGCCCTAGGCCTTGCCGTGGTGTGATCGGCTCGGCGCGGCGTCGAGCGGCCATCGCGGCCGCGGCGCAAAGTCGAGGTCATCGGTCAATCCGCGCTTTAAGCGCTCGAGACCGGTCCAGGCGATGATCGCGCCATTGTCAGAGCAGAGCGCCGCCGGCGGCGAAACGAACCGCAGCCCGCTTTCGGCGCAAAGCCGCATGAGCGCGCGGCGAATGGCGCCATTAGCCGCGACCCCGCCGCCGATCACAAGGCCTTGCGGGGCTCGCCCCTCGCCTGCCGTAAAGAGGCGCACGCCGGAGCGCACCCGATCCACGATCACGTCGACGATCGCAGCCTGGAACGAGGCTGCAAGATCCCTGACGTCCTTTTCGCTCAGCGTCTGCAATCTGAGGATTTCCTGCCGCACCGCGGTCTTGAGGCCCGACAGGGAGAAGTCGGCCCCTTCGCGGCCAAGCATCGGCCGCGGAAAGTCGAATCGTCGCGCGTCGCCTTCAAGCGCGAGCTTCTCGATTTGCGGCCCCCCAGGATATGGCAGCTCCAGCATTTTGGCGACTTTGTCGAAGGCTTCGCCGGCGGCGTCGTCGACGGTGGATCCAAGCCGGCGGTAGTCGCCGATAGCCTTCACCGCGACGATCTGCGTGTGCCCGCCGGAGATGAGGAGCGCCAGAAAGGGAAAGTCCAGGCGGTCCGTGAGCCGTGCGGTCAGCGCGTGGGCTTCCAGATGATTGACGGCAATGAAGGGTTTGCCCAACGCAAGCGCCATGGCCTTGCCCGCCGTGAGCCCGACGAGAACGCCGCCGATCAGTCCCGGACCAGCCGCTGCGGCGACCGCATCGAGGTCCTTCGCCTCGGTCTTGGCCCGCTCCAGCGCGCGCCTGATCAGCCGGTCGAGGACTTCGATATGCGCCCGCGCCGCGATTTCCG
This window of the Methylocystis hirsuta genome carries:
- the ilvD gene encoding dihydroxy-acid dehydratase, with amino-acid sequence MPPYRSRTTTHGRNMAGARGLWRATGMKEEDFGKPIIAVANSFTQFVPGHVHLKDLGQLVAAEIEKAGGVAKEFNTIAIDDGIAMGHDGMLYSLPSRDLIADSVEFMVNAHCADALVCISNCDKITPGMLMAALRLNIPTVFVSGGPMEAGKVVLAGKEHALDLVDAIVAGVDDTVSEADVATIERSACPTCGSCSGMFTANSMNCLTEALGLSLPGNGSTLATHVDRRRLFVEAGHLIVDLARRYYEQDDESVLPRSIASFEAFENAITLDIAMGGSTNTVLHLLAAAHEAQVDFTMADIDRLSRRVPVLCKVAPSAPDVHLEDVHRAGGVIAILGELLRAGLLHGELPTVHSPSVRDAVARWDIAVTQSETARTFFRAAPGGVATQVAFSQDRRYRELDADREKGAIRDAAHAFSKDGGLAVLTGNLAIDGCIVKTAGVDDSILKFAGPAKVYESQDAAVSGILTGDVKAGEVVVIRYEGPRGGPGMQEMLYPTSYLKSKGLGKACALVTDGRFSGGTAGLSIGHVSPEAAEGGAIALVRDRDRIEIDIPARRITLAVSEDELATRRAEQSAKGFAPAKARPRKITTALRAYASMTTSAAKGAVRQVP
- a CDS encoding CHASE3 domain-containing protein, which gives rise to MSPTRKFVASGLFGIALGFAVLALASYVAVRAEFQRRTAGAWLRHTIHVQSDLYQLYGLLQAAESGQRGFIITQDERYLDACAEAVRKLPVVVDRLSESVRDNPKQLEAVAEMRPLLGGRVEIIEEAIADMRALRVDKAVQLVKSGRGKALMDRLHAIIDTMTENERNISEERERELNAAGGEFDAAVWALGGIIFALGAFSLLNAQKQMHALQMSRDSLKTAYDQLIGETTRREALESQLRQSQKLEALGHLTGGIAHDFNNMLGVIVASLHLLRRKLADANGDCVQLIDSAMDGADRAAAMVRRLLAFSRRQPLSPRPLDPNKFVSAVSDMVRRALGEKVDFETVLAGGLWATKVDQHELESAIVNLAVNARDAMPNGGKLTIETANCSLDDAYATENMEVIPGQYVMIAVTDTGQGMPPEVLSQAFDPFFTTKPTGKGTGLGLSQVHGFVKQSGGHVKIYSEPGRGTCIKLYLPRFNHVEAPAELPLPRPRPLELPLGRPEELVLIVEDDDTARRVTAQGVRELGYSVLEAENGRAAIDIIRRRADIALMVTDVVMPDMDGARLAREAVFRRHSLRVLFITGYTRNAIVHNGVLDKDVKLLTKPFTLEQLAVKMREILDSR
- a CDS encoding NAD(P)H-dependent glycerol-3-phosphate dehydrogenase, with amino-acid sequence MTRATVAVLGAGAWGVALANVAAQGRARVPLWAHDPQAAEALARDRENTRRLPGLPLAAAVAPTSDISVVREAEIVLAVTPAQAIRTTARAARPHMRERAAFVICAKGIERDRRKFLSEVAKEELPQADVAVLSGPSFAADVCRGLPTAVTLAAHDEALARRLSEELSTKTFRLYRSTDVRGAEIGGAAKNVLAIAAGMSHGRGLGASAQAALIARGFAELMRLGRALGARQETLMGLSGLGDLVLTCGSAQSRNFALGEALGRGTSVEDATHGKLAEGAFTARVMVEMARAHDVELPIAEAVDAILSARLSVDGAIEALLMRPLKAED
- a CDS encoding phospholipase D-like domain-containing protein, with product MRLLFSAALAAMTLAPTPQPAGLLAEEPTFAGVRVFYGPGDGFGAVDGRLINDARRSIDMAAYVLTDRSLTTALGRAAMRGVKVRIYLDGEEMGRGASVIEEIADAPNVEVRRKGRSRDLMHLKSYQVDGRVLRSGSANFSVSGEVYQDNDLIVIESPQAAARFHQTFERLWSRPDNQRIGLR
- the tsaD gene encoding tRNA (adenosine(37)-N6)-threonylcarbamoyltransferase complex transferase subunit TsaD; the encoded protein is MRVLGIETTCDETAVAVVSERLGGEGGEILSNEVLSQIARHAAYGGVVPEIAARAHIEVLDRLIRRALERAKTEAKDLDAVAAAAGPGLIGGVLVGLTAGKAMALALGKPFIAVNHLEAHALTARLTDRLDFPFLALLISGGHTQIVAVKAIGDYRRLGSTVDDAAGEAFDKVAKMLELPYPGGPQIEKLALEGDARRFDFPRPMLGREGADFSLSGLKTAVRQEILRLQTLSEKDVRDLAASFQAAIVDVIVDRVRSGVRLFTAGEGRAPQGLVIGGGVAANGAIRRALMRLCAESGLRFVSPPAALCSDNGAIIAWTGLERLKRGLTDDLDFAPRPRWPLDAAPSRSHHGKA